The genomic interval TGTCCGGCGGCCAGAGCTTTTTCGACAAGGCCGAAATCAAGGACATCATTGCCTACCTGCGCCTGATTGCGAACCAGGACGACGATCCTGCCTTCATCCGCGCCGTCACCACGCCCAAGCGCGGCGTCGGCATGGCGACCCTGGAAGTGCTGGGCGAAGTGTCGAAGCAGTGGAACTGTTCGCTGTTCGCCGCCGCCAGCAAGGGTGGCCTGGAAGCGCGATTGCAGGACCGACAATTGCACCCGCTGCGCGACTTCTGCCGCTTCATCGACGACCTGGAAAGCCGTGCCACGCGTCCCGGCCCGTCCGGCAGCGGCGACCATGCCGCCGAAGTGCTCGACGACATGATGAAAGAAATCAATTACGAGCACTACCTGTACGAGGGCTTCGATGACCGCGCGGCGCAAGCCAAGTGGCAGAACGTGATGGAGTTCACCAACTGGCTGAAGGAGCGCGGCCGCGGCGGGCGCGAGCGCGACGGCGAAGAGAAAAACCTGCTGGAACTGACGCAGATGGTGGCATTGATGTCGATGCTCGAGGGCCAGGACGAGGAGCAGGATGCGGTGCGCATGTCGACCCTGCACGCCTCGAAAGGGCTGGAATATCCGCACGTGTTCCTGGTGGGCGTGGAAGAGGGCATCCTGCCGCACAAGGGCGACCCGGACGATGCGGTCGAAAAGATCGCCGCGCGCATCCAGGAAGAGCGGCGCCTGATGTACGTCGGCATTACGCGCGCCCAGCGCACGCTGCAGATCACCTGGTGCAAGAAGCGGAAGCGCGCCGGCGAACTGGTGCACTGCGACCCTTCCCGCTTCATCAAGGAGATGGCCCTCGACGAGGGCATCGCCGCGCCCCAGGAATCGGAAATCATCAGCCCGAAGGACCGCCTGGCGAGTTTGAAGGCGCTGCTCAACACGCCGAAGCCGGACGCCACCAAGCTGATGTCATAATGCGGCCCACCTATTTGCCAGACATCTCAACAGGAAGCGCCGTGGAACACGAAGACCGTTTTGTCGATATCGAAATCAAGCTGGCGCACATGGAAGACCTGGTCGACACCTTGAACACCACCGTCTACCAGCAGGCGCGCCGCATCGACCAGCTCGAGGGCATCGTGCAGCAGCTGGCCGAGCATGTGCGCACCTTGCGCGAAGCGGGGCAGCAGATGCCGGTGAACGAAAGGCCGCCGCATTATTGATGGGGTTGTAGGGTGGGTGCGGCCGGCGAGGCACTCGTGCCCACGCTGTCGTACCGTCGTGCGCCGCATGGATAACCCAGGATCGGTGCGTCCGCGTTCAATGTTTCAATCGTTCCGATCCGCACGCGCTGTACCGCGTGGGCTCAAGAGCCCACCCTACCTAACCACCTGGCACCGTAGGGTGGAGTCCTGACTCCACGCGGTCGTACCGTAACGGGCCGCACCGTTAATTGACATCGGCACGTCTCCATCTCGATGCTTTTTATATGCATCGATACGCACGCCCCGTACCGCGTGGAGTCAGGAGCCTAGGCGGCCCCCTCCGCCCTACGTGTAGCGGCTAGCGAGCTTCCTAGCCGCTTGCCCAGGCACAGCAACGTGAGGGTGGGCGGCAAGCCCCAGGGCTCCGGAATCACGGACGCGTCGCACACGTACAGCCCGGGCGTGGACGTCTGCAAATCGGCGTCGACGCCTTCCCCGATGCGCACGCTGCCGCCCGGGTGTGCCGCGAAATGCCAGGATTTGAAGATGTGATGCGCGCCCGCTTCGCGCAGGATCGCCTTCGCCATGCCGACGCCATGGGCCAGCTTCTTGCGGTCGCTGTCCGCCAGGGTCTTGTCCGCCCAGCGCGGCCCGACGCCACCGCCGATCTCGTCGCGGATCTTGACCATCATCGACAGCGTCCGCTTGTGCGCGAACAGGCGGTCAACGCGGCCGACCTGCGCCGCGAAGGCCGCGTACATCGGTTGCGGCAAGGTCAGGTCGGCCAGCGCGATGCCTTCCTCATGCAGGGACAGGCCGGCCGCCATCGGCACTTCGGCACCGCCGTCGATGTCGTCGACGCTGCCCATCACCGCCACCACCGGGTCGCTGAAAAAGGGAGAGCAGCGCGGCCCCAGGCCGGAGGCATGCAGCAGGCGCGGGCTGCCCAGGCCACCTGCCGCAAGCACGACGACCGGCGCCCGCACCGCATGGACCTTCCCCTGCACCTCCACCTCGACGCCGGCCGCGCGGCCATTCTCCACCAGCACGCGCAGTACCCGCGCACGGTCGGCCAGATGCGCGCCATCGCGGCAGGCTTCAATGATGAAGTCGCGCGCCGTCCACTTGGCGCCGTACGGGCAGCCGTACAGCACAGCGCCAGCAGCCGGCGCGGCAGGACGCGGGCCGGATCATCTTGTCGAGCTTGCGCCACGCCAGGCCGAGCGCGCGGGCCGCCGCCATCATGCGCGCCGCCATCGGGCCGACCAGCTCGTCGGGCAGGGGCGCCAGCGGCAGGTCGGCGCGCAGTGCCGCCAGCGCCGGTTCCAGGTCGATGCCATGGCGGGCGAACAGCGCCTGCGGCGGTGGCGCGGCGGTGGCGAAGTTGATCGCCGAGCTGCCGCCCAGCGTGATGCCGGCCACCAGCAGCGAGGCATCGCGGTGCAGGTAGGCGCCCTTGCCGGGTACGGCGGACCATGGCCGCCATCTGCGTCACCGTGCCCGTCAAGGGGGCTCGGCGCCGCCACGCTCGAGCACCAGCACGCGCAGGCCGCCCCGTGCCAGTTCGCGCGCGGTGCTGGCGCCGCCCGGGCCGCTGCCGACGACGATGGCGTCACACGAGAGGGGGAGGGCGGCGGGCATGGCTGGTCACTTCTTCGAAGGCAGGACCGAACGCAGGCCGTGCGTCACCACGAGCGGGAACACGCTGGCATGGTCCTCGTCGGCAAACACCTTCATCTGCATGCGCAGGCCGGGATAGCGGTGCGATTTCAAGGTGCCGTGCAGGTCCTGCAGGTCGGCCACCATGTCGGCCTCTTCCTCGGCGCGCGAGCGCTTCTTGCCGGGCGCAAGCCGTTCGAGGCCGCCGATGCCGAAGAAGACGCTGGCCGGCAGGTCGCGGTGCCGCTCCGAATAGACGTTTTCGCGGTCGAACATCACGCCGCCGTCGTACCACAGCGAGGGGCTGCCGAGAATGTAGTGTTCGAAGGTGCGCGGCTCGGTGAGCAGGATCTGCAGGCCGAGCAGGCTGCCGTAGGAATGCCCGACGAAGAATTTGCGGCCCATGTCGGCGCGGTAGTGTTTCGCCACCAGCGGCAGGACCTGGTCCTTGAGGAAGCGCGCATAGGCGGCCGCTTCGCCCAGCGCGACTGGCCGGCCGGGCATGTCGGAGCGGTAGTCGTGCTTGCGCGGCACCGACGGCGTGTAGTCGCGGCGGCGGCTGTACACGCCGGTATCGCCCTGGGCATACGACAGGCCCACCACGATGGTCTCTTCCATGCCCGCGTGTTTGGTCAGGCGCTGGGCGATGCCGCGCACGATGGGAAACGCATAATTGGCGTCGGTGACGAAGACGACCGGATAGCGGCGCGTGGTATCGCGGTAGGAATCGGGCAACGCAACAAACACCTGGTAGTCGCGCTTGAGCGCCGGCGCGCGCACGTCGCGCACTTCCGTGTTCTCCGGGACGTAGGGGCCGGGGCGCGGCCGGGGCTGGCGGTGCGGATGCCGCGGCCGCCGCGCTACCAGCCCAGGACAAGACGATGGCAAAGCAAAGCGTTTTCAATGGTGACTCCGTGGTGGCGGCAAACCATGCCCGGAGCGTGGAACGGGGCTGGCGCACTGCGCCCGATTATAGCTTCGGGCTTCCTGTCCCTTCGTTCCGGAGGGTAGCCGTGCGTGCGGCCAGGCTGGTATGCGTGGCGCATCGGCGCAGATGACAGCATTGGCAGGAATTGACCGTTTTATGTCATTTCGCCACGCCTGCCGGCCCGGATAATCCCGATACGTCAACCCGAGGATCATCCCATGCGCCATCTGCTGTTCGTCCTGTTGCTATGTTGTCAGTTCGCCGCCGCCGCGGTCATTGCCCCCTACGAGGCGCGCCCGGGGCGCGAGCAACCCGTGGTCGCCGTCGTCGGTTTCAATGGCGGCACCGAGCTGACCGATTTCGTCGTCCCGTATGGCGTGCTGGCGTGGGCCGGGGTGGCGCAGGTGCTGGCCGTCGCCACCGGACCCGGCCCCCTCATGATGCGGCCGGCCTTGCGGCTCCAGCCCGACCTGACGACCGCGCAGTTCGACACCCGCTTTGCCGACGGTGCCGACTACGTGATCGTGCCCGCGGTGGTCAAGCCTGCGGACACGGTGCTGGTGGCCTGGATCGCGGCGCAGGCGGCCAAAGGCGCCACGGTGGTCAGCATTTGCGACGGCGCGCTGGTCGTGGCCAACGCCGGCCTGTTCAAGGGGCGCCATGCCACGGCCCACTGGGCGACCGCCTCCTACCGCAGGCAGCACTATCCGGATACGCACTGGGACGAGAATGTGCGCTATGTCGCCGACGGCAAACTCGTGTCCAGCGCCGGCATCAGCGCCGCGCTGCCAACGGCGCTGGCGCTGGTCGAAGCGATCGCCGGGCATGAACGCGCGGCCGGGTTGGCGCGCGAAATCGGCGCCGGCGACTGGAGTCCGGCGCACGACAGCGGCGTGTTCCGCCCGCGCTTCGGCGTCAATCTGAGCGCCTACCTGACCGGTTATGCCAACGGCTGGTTCCATACGCCCGAGCGGGTCGGCATCCGGGTGGCGGACGGCGTCGACGAAATCACGCTCGCCTTTACCGCCGATGCCCTGGGCGCGCTCGAAGCGTAGTCGGGTGCTGGCGGTGGCGAGCGCAAATGCGCCGCTGCGCTCACGTCATGGCTTGACGATCCTGCCCGACCTGGAGGCGGGGGCGGCGGACGCGCCGGAGATGCTGGACGCGAGCGCGTTGGCAGTTTCTCCAGGCCAGGCCCCGGCACGCGCCCTCGATGCGCTGGCCGGGCGCTATGGCCGGCAGACGGCGCGGCTGGTCGCGCTAGAATTCGAGTATCCACAATATCGCTAATGCGCCGCTGATGCGCCGGGCCTGCCTCATGTCATCGAAACCCACCCTGCGTGTCGTCCTGCTGGCCACGACGACATGAACCTGCTCGACCTCTGCGGCCCCCTGCAGGCGCTGGCCACCGCCAGCCGCCGCCATGCGGGAAGTGGCAAGCCGCTCTACGAGACGGTCGTCGCCTCCGCCGCCGGTGGCCTGATCACGACCAGCGCCGGCCTGCCACTGATGACGGCTGCCATAGCGGACCTGGATCACCTGGCCATCGACACCCTGATCGCGCCAGGAGGCTGCAAGGGCCGGGACTTCTATGCGCCGCCGGCGCTGGTCGACTGGATTGCCCGCCGTGCACCCGACGTGCGGCGCATCTGCTCGGTCTGCACCGGCGCCTTCCTGCTGGCCGCGGCCGGGCAGTTGCAGGGCCGGCGCGCCGCCACCCACTGGGAATGGGCCGAGCGCCTGCGCCGGCGCCATCCGCAGGTCGAGGTCGACGCCGACCGGATTTTCGTGCGCGATGGCGCAGTATGGACCTCCGCCGGCGTCAGCGCCGGCATCGACCTGACGCTGGCGCTGATCGAGGAGGACTACGGGCACCAGGTCGCCATCGAAACGGCGCGCCAGCTCGTCATGTTCGTCAAGCGCAGCGGCGGCCAGTCGCAGTTCAGCGTGCCGCTGGCGGCGCAGGCGCGCGAAGGCGGACGCTTCGACGCGCTGCACGCCTGGGTGGCCGCCAACCTGCGCGAACAGCTGACCGTGGAGCGCCTGGCCGAGCAGGCGGGCATGGGGGCGCGGACCTTTGCGCGCAGCTATGCCAGCCAGCTGGGACGCACCCCGGCCAAGATGGTGGAAGCGATGCGCCTGGAAGCGGCCTGCCGCGCACTCGAGAACACCGCGCTGCCGCTGAAAACGGTGGCTGCCAGTAGCGGCTACGGCAGCGAGCAGAACCTGCGGCGCGTGTTCCAGCGCCAGCTCGGCGTCAGCCCGGGGCAGTACCGCAGCCGCTTTTCCGGCCATGCCGGCACTGCCTAGCATCCGCCGCCCGCCCGCTGCGACAGACAGCAGGAGCCCCCGAGCAGGCGCGCCGGAGCTGTCTATACACTTTTGTATGCAGATTGTTTCATGGTGATTGCACGACAATAAAGCCTGCTATGATCTGGCGCGCACCTGTCGGCGGCGATCGTCGCGGACAGCCTTTTCGAGTTCGTGAGAGAGACCATGAAACGACCACAAATGCTCATCATCGCAGCCAGCCTGGCGTTCGCCGGCGCGGCCTTTGCGGCTACCCCCGCGGCACCTGCCGGCGCCACGCTGGACGCGTCCAACCCGTTCGCCAAGCCGAGCGCGCTGCCGTTCAACTACCCGGCCTTCGACAAGATCAAGGACG from Massilia sp. Se16.2.3 carries:
- a CDS encoding FAD-dependent oxidoreductase: MPAALPLSCDAIVVGSGPGGASTARELARGGLRVLVLERGGAEPP
- a CDS encoding SlyX family protein, with translation MEHEDRFVDIEIKLAHMEDLVDTLNTTVYQQARRIDQLEGIVQQLAEHVRTLREAGQQMPVNERPPHY
- a CDS encoding alpha/beta hydrolase, coding for MRDVRAPALKRDYQVFVALPDSYRDTTRRYPVVFVTDANYAFPIVRGIAQRLTKHAGMEETIVVGLSYAQGDTGVYSRRRDYTPSVPRKHDYRSDMPGRPVALGEAAAYARFLKDQVLPLVAKHYRADMGRKFFVGHSYGSLLGLQILLTEPRTFEHYILGSPSLWYDGGVMFDRENVYSERHRDLPASVFFGIGGLERLAPGKKRSRAEEEADMVADLQDLHGTLKSHRYPGLRMQMKVFADEDHASVFPLVVTHGLRSVLPSKK
- a CDS encoding GlxA family transcriptional regulator, yielding MNLLDLCGPLQALATASRRHAGSGKPLYETVVASAAGGLITTSAGLPLMTAAIADLDHLAIDTLIAPGGCKGRDFYAPPALVDWIARRAPDVRRICSVCTGAFLLAAAGQLQGRRAATHWEWAERLRRRHPQVEVDADRIFVRDGAVWTSAGVSAGIDLTLALIEEDYGHQVAIETARQLVMFVKRSGGQSQFSVPLAAQAREGGRFDALHAWVAANLREQLTVERLAEQAGMGARTFARSYASQLGRTPAKMVEAMRLEAACRALENTALPLKTVAASSGYGSEQNLRRVFQRQLGVSPGQYRSRFSGHAGTA
- a CDS encoding DJ-1/PfpI family protein, whose protein sequence is MRHLLFVLLLCCQFAAAAVIAPYEARPGREQPVVAVVGFNGGTELTDFVVPYGVLAWAGVAQVLAVATGPGPLMMRPALRLQPDLTTAQFDTRFADGADYVIVPAVVKPADTVLVAWIAAQAAKGATVVSICDGALVVANAGLFKGRHATAHWATASYRRQHYPDTHWDENVRYVADGKLVSSAGISAALPTALALVEAIAGHERAAGLAREIGAGDWSPAHDSGVFRPRFGVNLSAYLTGYANGWFHTPERVGIRVADGVDEITLAFTADALGALEA
- a CDS encoding GMC family oxidoreductase N-terminal domain-containing protein encodes the protein MLYGCPYGAKWTARDFIIEACRDGAHLADRARVLRVLVENGRAAGVEVEVQGKVHAVRAPVVVLAAGGLGSPRLLHASGLGPRCSPFFSDPVVAVMGSVDDIDGGAEVPMAAGLSLHEEGIALADLTLPQPMYAAFAAQVGRVDRLFAHKRTLSMMVKIRDEIGGGVGPRWADKTLADSDRKKLAHGVGMAKAILREAGAHHIFKSWHFAAHPGGSVRIGEGVDADLQTSTPGLYVCDASVIPEPWGLPPTLTLLCLGKRLGSSLAATRRAEGAA